The window CAGCGGCACACCCGTGGCGGCCTGATCCGGGCCTTCGCCCTCGCGCCCGCGCTGCTGCCCGACCTGCTGCTCGGCATCGGCATCCTGAGCGTGTTCTCGCTGCTCGGCTTCACCCTCGGCCTCTACTCGGTGCTGCTCTCGCACGCGGCCTTCTCGATCGCCTTCGTCACGGCGATCGTGCTGGCGCGACTGAGCCAGCTCGACCCGAGCCTCGAGGAGGCCTCGCGAGACCTCGGTGCCGGCCCGGTGCGCACCTTCACCCGGGTGACCCTGCCGCAGCTGGCCCCGGGCATCGTGGCCGGTGCCCTGCTCAGCTTCACCCTTTCGATCGACGAGTTCGTGATCGCCTTCTTCACCTCGGCTCCCACCACGCCGACCCTGCCGATCGTCATCTACTCGATGGTGCGGTTCGGGGTCACCCCCGAGATCAACGCGCTCGCCACCGTCCTCCTGTTCGTCAGCGTCGTCGCCGTCCTCGGTGCGCAGCGCCTCACCCGCGTCACGGAAGCCCTATGACCATGGACACCCACGCTCCCCTCAGTCGACCGGATGCCCGCGCCGACGCCCCCGCCCGCCCCGAGCTGCTCGTGCTGAGCGGCCTCAGCCACTCCTACGGCGGAGTGCGCGCGCTGCACGACATCGACCTCACGATCGGCGACAACGAGTTCTTCGCCCTGCTCGGCCCGTCGGGCTGCGGCAAGACGACCCTGCTGCGCTCGATCGCCGGTTTCGAGACCCCCGAGTCGGGCACGATCGCCCTGGACGGCGTCGACCTGGTCTCGACGCCCGCGCACAAGCGACCCGTCAACATGATGTTCCAGTCCTACGCGCTGTTCCCGCACCTCAGCGTGGAGCGCAACGTCGCCTACGGGCTCGAGGCCGAGGGCCTCGGCAAGGCCGAGGTGAAGCGCCGTGTCGGCGAGGCCATCGAGACCGTCGGGCTCGGCGCCTTCGCACGGCGCCGGCCGTCGCAGCTCTCGGGCGGACAGCGCCAGCGCGTGGCGCTCGCCCGCGCGATCGTGAAGCGCCCCCGGCTGCTGCTGCTCGACGAGCCGCTGTCGGCGCTCGACCGCAAGGTGCGCGCCGACATGCAGCTCGAGCTGAAGCGCCTCCAGCACGAGGTCGGCATGACCTTCGTGGTCGTCACCCACGACCAGGAGGAGGCCATGTCGATGGCCGACCGCGTGGCCGTGCTCGACGCCGGGCGGGTCGAGCAGCTCGACACCCCCGTGGGCCTCTACTCGAACCCGCGCACCCGCTTCGTCGCCGAGTTCATCGGCTCGTCGAGCCTGTTCGATGGTACGGCGACGGCGGGCGGCGTCGACGTGGCGGGGCTCGCCGAGCTGCCCGCCGCGCACAC of the Herbiconiux flava genome contains:
- a CDS encoding ABC transporter permease, yielding MRESRFIRVPFWLTFAFLYLPIVVVVVISFNDSSNLFVWKGFTLDWYGVLFSDQAILQGLVNTLIVATGSTAIACVLGTLLAVGIQRHTRGGLIRAFALAPALLPDLLLGIGILSVFSLLGFTLGLYSVLLSHAAFSIAFVTAIVLARLSQLDPSLEEASRDLGAGPVRTFTRVTLPQLAPGIVAGALLSFTLSIDEFVIAFFTSAPTTPTLPIVIYSMVRFGVTPEINALATVLLFVSVVAVLGAQRLTRVTEAL
- a CDS encoding ABC transporter ATP-binding protein, which encodes MDTHAPLSRPDARADAPARPELLVLSGLSHSYGGVRALHDIDLTIGDNEFFALLGPSGCGKTTLLRSIAGFETPESGTIALDGVDLVSTPAHKRPVNMMFQSYALFPHLSVERNVAYGLEAEGLGKAEVKRRVGEAIETVGLGAFARRRPSQLSGGQRQRVALARAIVKRPRLLLLDEPLSALDRKVRADMQLELKRLQHEVGMTFVVVTHDQEEAMSMADRVAVLDAGRVEQLDTPVGLYSNPRTRFVAEFIGSSSLFDGTATAGGVDVAGLAELPAAHTLPVGSAVTLVVRPEDIEVVAPGGAGLLEGVVIDTYFLGGSSTVSVAVPGREKPVGCTVHATSTARRGDTVGLRIDHARSVVVADTRPVSHGGTESA